GCTTGACCGGCTCGCCGTTGATGCCGCCCTTGGCATTGGCTTCCTCGACCAGCATTTCCAGGGTCTTGGCCTCGGGGTCGCCCAGAAAGGCCGCGGGGCCGGTGGCGGAAATCGAGGCGCCGATCTTCAGTTCGGCGCTGGCGGTGCCCGCCATGCCAAGCGCCAGCAGCGCCGCGGGCAGGGTCGTGGTCAGGATCTTCTGCATCTTGGTCTCCTCCCAGAGTATGTGATGTTCAGGCAAGTCGGTCACGCAGCGGCCGGCCGGCGCCACATGGCGCGGCGGAATCGGCCCGCCACGAAGGCGGTATCGGTCAGACTGGCATTTCCGGCAGGATTCGCGCCAGTGACATGAAAGTCGCTGAAGGCCGCCGACTGATTGACATAGATATTGCCGGTCAGGTTCACGGACAGGTTCACCCCCGCCGCCGCAAAGGCACGGGCGGCGCGGGCAATGCGCGCCTCGTCGGTGTCATAAAGCGCGGCGGTGATCGCCCCCTTGCGGCGGGCAAGCTCGGCGGCGCGGCGGATTCCGGTATCGGCATCGGCCACGGTGATGACAAAGGCGATGGGGCCGAAACATTCCTCTTCGGCCAGAGGATCGCCGTCGTTCAGCGCCAGGATCAGCGGCGTGGCGGTCCGCCCCTGCCCCACGGGCGCCGAATCGCGCAGGATGCGACCGCGGCCGCGCACGGTCTCGATTCGCGCCAGGGTGGCCGGGTTGGCAATGGCGCCGCAGACGCCGGCGGCGCGGGCGGGGTCGGACAGCAGATCATTGACCGCCTGGGCCAAGGCGCGGCCGACCTGATCGGGGCTCTGATGGCCCTGATCGGTGTCGATGCCCGACTGCGGCACATAGATGTTCTGCGGCGCGGTGCACATCTGGCCCGAATACAGCGCCAGCGAGAATGCCAGATTGGCGCACATGCCGGCGAAGTCGTCGGTCGCAGCGATGGTGACGGTGTTCACGCCCGCCTCTTCGCTGAAGATCTGCGCCTGGGTCGCATGTTCGCGCAGCCAGTTCCCGAAACCGTTCGAGCCGGTATAATCGATCAGCCGCACCGCCGGGTCTGTGGCCAGCCGCTTGGTGATCTCCGCCCCCGGCCGATCGACGGCCAGCAGCACCGAATCGGCGGGCAAGCCGGCCTCGACCAGAACCTCGCGCAGGCAGCGCACCGCCAGGGCCAGCGGAAGGATCGCGGCCGGGTGCGGCTTGACGATCACCGGGTTACCGGTCGCCAGGCTGGCAAAGATGCCCGAATAGCTGTTCCAGGTCGGAAAGGTGTTGCAGCCGATGGCCAGCGACACACCGACCGGCACGATTGCCCAGTGCTTTTCAAGAACGATGGGCGCGGCCTTGCCCTGCGGTTTTTCCCAGCGCGCTTGCGGGGCAAAGCGGGTCATCTCGTCCCAGGCCATGGCCACCGCCTCGAGCGCGCGGTCCTGGGCATGGGGCCCGCCGGCCTGAAACGCCATGGCGAAGGCCTGGCCGGTGGTGTGCATGACCGCATTGGCCATCAGGAAGCTGTCGCGATTCAGCCGCACCAGCGCCTCGATACAGGCGCCGACGCGCTGTTCGGGGCTGGCCTCGGCCAGGGCGGGGGCGGCGGCCAGCGCGGCGGCGATCAGCGAATCAGGCTCGGCCGCCGGATAGGTGATGTTCAGCGCGCCACCAAAGGGCGAGATCTCGGTGCCCAGCCGCCCCTGCTGCGGGTGTCCGGGCAGGTCGAATTCCTGGCCGCGCAGCGCGGCAAAGCCCGCGGCACCATCCTCGCGCGCCGATTCGCCATAGATTTTGCCGCTGGGAACTTCAGGGAATGGTGTCCAGAAGCCGCGATTGTGCAATGCTTGCACAGCCGCATCCAGCATTGGCCGATGGCGTTCGAAAAAGCCGGTCAAAGCGTCCTCCCTCGCTTGATGAGAATATCATTGACCGGCCGGTCGGTTTATGCAACAAAAAAATGCAAGGGGAGCCCGCAACCTGCGGGAAGGGGAGCTGAAACATGACGGAAACCGTCCTGAAGTCTGTAACCGATGGCGTTCTGACACTGACGCTGAACCGGCCGGACAAGTTGAATGCCTTCAACACCGACATGCATCTGGCGCTGCAATCCGGGTTGCAGAACGCGCACCAGGACAGCGCGATTCGCGCCGTTCTGCTGACTGGGGCGGGGCGCGGCTTCTGCGCCGGTCAGGATCTGGGCGATCGCGATCCGCGCAAGGCGAGCGAGCCGCCAGACCTGGGCCACACGCTGGAAACCTATTACAACCCGACGATTCGGCTGATCCGCAGTCTGGACAAGCCGGTGATCTGTGCCGTGAACGGTGTGGCCGCCGGTGCAGGTGCCAATATCGCCCTGGCCTGCGATATCGTGCTGGCCG
The Paracoccus sp. SMMA_5_TC DNA segment above includes these coding regions:
- the paaN gene encoding phenylacetic acid degradation protein PaaN, with amino-acid sequence MTGFFERHRPMLDAAVQALHNRGFWTPFPEVPSGKIYGESAREDGAAGFAALRGQEFDLPGHPQQGRLGTEISPFGGALNITYPAAEPDSLIAAALAAAPALAEASPEQRVGACIEALVRLNRDSFLMANAVMHTTGQAFAMAFQAGGPHAQDRALEAVAMAWDEMTRFAPQARWEKPQGKAAPIVLEKHWAIVPVGVSLAIGCNTFPTWNSYSGIFASLATGNPVIVKPHPAAILPLALAVRCLREVLVEAGLPADSVLLAVDRPGAEITKRLATDPAVRLIDYTGSNGFGNWLREHATQAQIFSEEAGVNTVTIAATDDFAGMCANLAFSLALYSGQMCTAPQNIYVPQSGIDTDQGHQSPDQVGRALAQAVNDLLSDPARAAGVCGAIANPATLARIETVRGRGRILRDSAPVGQGRTATPLILALNDGDPLAEEECFGPIAFVITVADADTGIRRAAELARRKGAITAALYDTDEARIARAARAFAAAGVNLSVNLTGNIYVNQSAAFSDFHVTGANPAGNASLTDTAFVAGRFRRAMWRRPAAA